The proteins below are encoded in one region of Bacillus vallismortis:
- the prpE gene encoding bis(5'-nucleosyl)-tetraphosphatase PrpE, which translates to MAYDIISDIHGCYDEMMALIQELGYSIKNGVPVHEEGRMLIFAGDLTDRGPKSIEVIRFVAGAYEKGAVRYVPGNHCNKLYRYLKGNPVKVMHGLETTAAELEERSKEERKTISDQFMKLYEKAPLYDILHNGELVVAHAGIKADDIGKYTRRVKDFVLYGDVTGETYPDGRPVRRDWAASYSGSAWVVYGHTPVKEPRIVNRTINIDTGCVFGNKLTGFRFPEIETISVPSSLPYDESRFRPI; encoded by the coding sequence ATGGCTTACGATATCATCAGCGATATTCATGGCTGCTATGATGAAATGATGGCATTAATCCAAGAGCTTGGCTATTCAATAAAAAATGGAGTACCTGTCCACGAAGAAGGAAGGATGCTCATTTTTGCTGGAGATTTAACTGACAGAGGACCGAAATCGATAGAGGTCATCCGCTTTGTAGCCGGCGCTTACGAAAAAGGCGCTGTGCGTTATGTTCCTGGAAATCATTGCAACAAGCTGTACCGCTACTTAAAAGGAAATCCCGTGAAAGTCATGCATGGCCTAGAAACTACAGCCGCAGAGCTTGAGGAACGATCTAAAGAAGAAAGAAAAACAATCAGCGATCAGTTTATGAAGCTGTATGAAAAGGCGCCGCTTTACGACATCTTACATAACGGAGAATTAGTTGTCGCCCATGCTGGCATAAAGGCTGACGATATCGGCAAATATACCCGCAGAGTGAAGGACTTTGTGCTTTACGGCGATGTAACGGGTGAAACGTACCCGGACGGCAGACCTGTCAGACGTGATTGGGCTGCATCCTATAGCGGAAGCGCTTGGGTGGTATACGGACATACACCTGTGAAAGAGCCTCGAATAGTCAATCGCACCATCAACATTGATACAGGCTGCGTGTTCGGAAATAAATTGACAGGCTTTCGATTCCCAGAAATAGAAACCATCTCTGTTCCAAGCTCCCTGCCTTATGACGAATCGAGATTTCGTCCCATATAA
- a CDS encoding RluA family pseudouridine synthase gives MEPFIIRKNITSAEDGMTVKEYAGKLGISKRLLTDIKFAGGDLLINGEHVTVKYVLRKGDFLVVKFPEEQVSDTLLAEPVPLDILYEDEHVLVMNKQPYVSSIPSREHPSGSIANGIIHHYQINGVLATVHLVTRLDRDTSGLMLVAKHRFAHSILSSAQKSGLVRRRYMAVVHGRMTQVEGTVDAPIGRHPDSIIERVVTPEGQKAVTHFHVTHATDEITMVTLQLETGRTHQIRVHMNYLGHPLCGDTLYGGTRREIGRQALHSERLSFIHPLTQESMTFHATLPQDMKDLIKGENH, from the coding sequence GTGGAACCATTTATTATCAGAAAGAACATTACTTCTGCTGAAGACGGAATGACTGTAAAAGAATACGCCGGCAAACTGGGAATTTCGAAACGTCTGTTAACCGATATCAAGTTTGCCGGGGGTGACCTGCTGATCAATGGTGAACATGTAACGGTCAAATACGTTTTGCGAAAGGGAGATTTTCTTGTCGTGAAGTTTCCCGAGGAACAGGTGAGCGACACGTTATTGGCAGAACCTGTTCCGCTCGATATCCTGTATGAGGATGAGCACGTGCTTGTGATGAACAAGCAGCCGTATGTATCATCAATTCCCTCGAGAGAGCACCCATCCGGAAGCATTGCAAATGGAATCATCCATCATTATCAAATAAATGGAGTGCTGGCGACAGTTCATCTTGTCACCCGGCTAGACCGGGATACATCAGGTCTCATGCTTGTTGCCAAGCATCGCTTTGCCCACTCGATTTTATCGTCAGCGCAAAAAAGCGGGCTTGTGAGACGCCGGTACATGGCAGTGGTTCACGGGCGGATGACACAGGTGGAAGGAACTGTCGATGCTCCGATTGGCAGACATCCTGACAGTATTATTGAACGGGTGGTGACACCGGAAGGCCAGAAGGCTGTTACCCATTTTCATGTCACACATGCCACTGATGAGATCACAATGGTGACATTGCAGCTTGAGACAGGCCGAACCCATCAAATTCGTGTACATATGAACTACCTCGGGCATCCGCTGTGCGGCGATACACTGTACGGCGGAACGAGACGGGAAATTGGCCGGCAGGCCCTTCACAGCGAGCGGCTTTCATTTATCCATCCGCTGACGCAGGAGAGCATGACGTTTCATGCTACATTGCCTCAAGATATGAAAGACCTGATAAAAGGAGAGAATCATTGA
- a CDS encoding NAD kinase: MKFAVSSKGDQVSDTLKSKIQAYLLDFDMELDENEPEIVISVGGDGTLLYAFHRYSDRLDKTAFVGVHTGHLGFYADWVPHEIEKLVLAIAKTPYHTVEYPLLEVIVTYHENDREERYLALNECTIKSIEGSLVADVEIKGQLFETFRGDGLCLSTPSGSTAYNKALGGAIIHPSIRAIQLAEMASINNRVFRTVGSPLLLPSHHDCMIKPRNEVDFQVTIDHLTLLHKDVKSIRCQVASENVRFARFRPFPFWKRVQDSFIGKGE; the protein is encoded by the coding sequence ATGAAATTTGCCGTATCATCAAAAGGAGATCAAGTTTCTGATACGCTGAAGAGCAAAATACAGGCGTATTTATTGGATTTTGATATGGAACTGGATGAAAATGAACCGGAAATCGTCATTTCAGTCGGAGGCGACGGAACGCTTTTGTATGCTTTTCACAGATACAGCGACCGCTTGGACAAAACGGCATTTGTCGGCGTTCACACGGGTCATCTGGGGTTTTATGCCGACTGGGTTCCTCATGAAATTGAAAAGCTTGTTCTCGCGATTGCGAAAACGCCTTATCATACAGTCGAATATCCGCTTCTCGAAGTGATTGTGACTTATCACGAAAACGATCGGGAAGAGAGATATTTAGCATTGAATGAATGTACGATTAAAAGCATAGAAGGAAGCCTTGTGGCTGATGTGGAAATCAAGGGACAGCTCTTTGAAACCTTCCGGGGCGACGGCCTTTGCTTGTCAACGCCATCCGGCAGCACAGCCTATAATAAGGCGCTGGGCGGAGCAATTATCCATCCGTCTATCAGAGCGATCCAACTCGCGGAAATGGCTTCTATTAATAACCGTGTATTCCGGACGGTCGGATCGCCGCTGCTTCTGCCTTCCCATCATGATTGCATGATTAAACCGAGAAACGAAGTCGACTTTCAAGTGACGATTGACCATTTAACCCTTCTTCATAAGGACGTGAAGTCGATCCGCTGCCAGGTTGCATCCGAAAATGTGAGGTTTGCGAGATTTCGTCCGTTTCCATTTTGGAAAAGAGTCCAGGATTCGTTTATCGGAAAAGGTGAATAG
- the yjbM gene encoding GTP diphosphokinase codes for MDDKQWERFLVPYRQAVEELKVKLKGIRTLYEYEDEHSPIEFVTGRVKPVASILEKARKKSIPLHEIETMQDIAGLRIMCQFVDDIQIVKEMLFARKDFTVVDQRDYIAEHKESGYRSYHLVVLYPLQTVSGEKHVLVEIQIRTLAMNFWATIEHSLNYKYSGNIPEKVKLRLQRASEAASRLDEEMSEIRGEIQEAQAAFSRKKKGSEQQ; via the coding sequence ATGGATGACAAACAATGGGAGCGTTTTTTAGTGCCGTACCGCCAGGCTGTCGAAGAGTTGAAAGTGAAGCTCAAGGGGATTCGCACACTATATGAATACGAGGACGAACATTCGCCGATCGAATTTGTGACCGGACGCGTCAAGCCTGTGGCGAGCATACTTGAAAAAGCGAGAAAGAAAAGCATACCGCTGCATGAAATTGAAACCATGCAGGATATCGCGGGCCTTAGAATCATGTGCCAATTTGTCGATGACATCCAAATCGTAAAAGAGATGCTTTTCGCCAGAAAAGATTTCACCGTTGTGGATCAGAGGGATTATATTGCGGAACATAAAGAGAGCGGATACCGGTCATATCATCTTGTCGTGCTTTATCCTTTACAGACGGTGTCCGGAGAAAAGCATGTTCTCGTGGAAATACAGATCCGTACGCTGGCGATGAATTTTTGGGCGACCATTGAGCATTCATTGAATTATAAATACAGCGGAAACATTCCTGAAAAAGTGAAACTAAGGCTTCAGCGCGCATCTGAAGCTGCTTCCCGGCTAGATGAAGAGATGTCGGAGATCAGGGGTGAAATACAGGAGGCTCAAGCTGCCTTTTCAAGAAAGAAAAAAGGAAGCGAGCAACAATAG
- a CDS encoding CYTH domain-containing protein, with amino-acid sequence MSQEIEIEFKNMLTKQEFDNITAALQLTEKDFTDQNNHYFDTDSFSLKQKHAALRIRRKNGEYVLTLKEPADVGLLETHQRLSGVSDLAGFSIPEGPVKDQLHQLEIDTDTIQYFGSLTTNRAEKETEKGLIVLDHSRYLNKEDFEIEFEAADWHEGQQAFEKLLQQYSIPQRETKNKILRFYEEKRKSI; translated from the coding sequence ATGAGCCAAGAAATTGAGATAGAATTCAAAAACATGCTAACCAAACAGGAATTTGACAACATAACAGCGGCACTCCAGCTGACAGAAAAAGATTTTACAGACCAAAACAATCACTATTTTGACACAGACAGCTTTTCACTGAAACAAAAACACGCTGCGCTTCGGATCCGCAGGAAAAACGGCGAGTATGTCCTGACATTAAAAGAACCTGCAGACGTGGGGCTTCTGGAAACGCACCAGCGGCTATCAGGGGTATCAGATCTTGCTGGTTTTTCAATTCCCGAAGGCCCTGTGAAAGACCAGCTGCATCAGCTTGAGATTGATACAGATACCATTCAATACTTTGGATCTTTAACAACAAACCGTGCTGAAAAAGAAACAGAAAAAGGCTTAATAGTTTTAGACCACAGCCGATATTTAAATAAAGAGGACTTTGAAATCGAATTTGAGGCGGCAGACTGGCATGAAGGCCAACAAGCCTTTGAGAAGCTGCTTCAGCAATACAGCATTCCTCAGCGAGAAACCAAAAATAAAATTTTGCGTTTTTATGAAGAAAAACGAAAGTCTATATAA
- a CDS encoding thiol management oxidoreductase produces the protein MGQSFNAPYEAIGEELLSQLVDTFYERVACHPLLKPIFPSDLTETARKQKQFLTQYLGGPPLYTEEHGHPMLRARHLPFPITNERADAWLSCMNDAMDHVGLEGDIREFLFGRLELTARHMVNQTEAGDRSS, from the coding sequence ATGGGACAATCGTTTAACGCACCTTATGAAGCGATTGGAGAGGAACTTCTATCGCAACTTGTTGATACTTTTTATGAGCGTGTCGCGTGTCATCCTTTGCTGAAGCCGATTTTTCCAAGCGATTTAACAGAAACCGCCAGGAAACAGAAGCAATTTTTGACTCAGTATTTAGGCGGGCCTCCGCTTTATACTGAGGAACACGGCCATCCTATGCTCAGAGCAAGACATCTTCCCTTTCCAATTACAAACGAGAGAGCTGATGCGTGGCTCAGCTGTATGAACGACGCAATGGACCATGTAGGGCTTGAGGGCGATATTCGTGAGTTTTTGTTTGGCCGGCTGGAATTGACAGCAAGACATATGGTGAATCAAACGGAAGCGGGGGATCGATCATCTTGA
- the spxH gene encoding protease adaptor protein SpxH — protein sequence MTNYQHEQYFAHCHGHPKKPLEIYMFVDPLCPECWSLEPVMKKLKIRYGRFFTLRIIASASLTALNKKRKKHLLAEAWEKIASRSGMSCDGNVWLEQDPPLSSPYMAALAFKAAELQGRKAGMQFLRNMQESLFVSKKNITDENVLLEIAEKTSLDLEEFKKDLHSQSAVKALQCDMKIAAEMDVSANPTLTFFNTQHEDEGLKVPGSYSYDVYEEILFEMLGDEPKPSETPPLECFIEYFRFVASKEIALVYDLSLEEVEKEMKKLAFAKKVAKVEAKHGMFWKSLSTYSDEYQSCEK from the coding sequence TTGACAAACTATCAGCATGAGCAATACTTCGCCCATTGTCACGGCCATCCAAAAAAACCGCTTGAAATTTATATGTTTGTAGACCCTTTATGTCCTGAATGCTGGTCCTTAGAGCCCGTCATGAAAAAACTGAAAATCAGATACGGACGTTTTTTCACTTTGCGCATTATCGCTTCAGCGAGCCTTACCGCGTTAAATAAAAAACGAAAAAAGCATCTTCTTGCAGAGGCATGGGAAAAGATCGCAAGCCGCTCCGGCATGTCGTGTGACGGCAATGTCTGGCTTGAGCAAGATCCCCCGCTTTCATCGCCTTATATGGCTGCTCTCGCTTTTAAAGCAGCCGAACTGCAAGGAAGAAAAGCCGGCATGCAATTTCTCAGAAATATGCAAGAAAGCCTGTTTGTTTCAAAGAAAAATATTACGGACGAAAATGTGCTTTTGGAAATTGCGGAAAAAACGAGTCTCGATCTTGAAGAATTCAAAAAAGATTTGCATTCTCAAAGCGCGGTCAAGGCGCTTCAATGTGACATGAAAATTGCCGCTGAGATGGATGTGTCCGCGAATCCGACGCTGACATTTTTCAATACACAGCATGAGGACGAAGGACTTAAAGTACCCGGCAGCTATTCATATGATGTATATGAAGAAATCCTATTTGAGATGCTTGGCGACGAGCCGAAGCCATCGGAAACACCGCCTCTGGAATGTTTTATTGAATATTTCCGCTTCGTTGCCTCGAAGGAAATCGCTCTCGTATATGACCTGAGCCTTGAAGAGGTAGAAAAGGAAATGAAAAAATTGGCATTCGCTAAAAAGGTTGCCAAAGTGGAAGCCAAACACGGAATGTTTTGGAAGTCTCTCAGCACTTATTCAGATGAATATCAATCATGTGAAAAATAG
- the pepF gene encoding oligoendopeptidase F, protein MAEEKKANQLPDRSEVKAEDTWRLEDIFPNDEAWNKEFQAVKELIPDLSKYKGKLADSADHLYEALTFQDKVMERLGRLYTYAHMRSDQDTGNSFYQGLNDKAGNLYTQAASATAYLVPEILSIEEDKLQQFILEKEELKLYSHAIEEITKERPHVLSEKEEALLAEASDVLGSSSNTFSVLNNAEITFPSIKDEEGNEKQITHGNFINFLESENREVRKNAFDAVYQTYGQYKNTMATTLSGTVKKDNFYARVKKYKSAREAALSNNSIPEEVYDNLVKTINKHLPLLHRYIALRKKVLELDEVHIYDLYTPLVKDAGMKVTYEEAKDYMLKGLAPLGEEYASILKEGLENRWVDVYENKGKRNGAYSSGSYGTNPYILMNWHDNVNNLFTLVHEFGHSVHSYYTRKHQPYPYGNYSIFVAEVASTTNEALLGEYLLNNLDDEKQRLYILNHMLEGFRGTVFRQTMFAEFEHLIHTKAQEGEPLTPELLTNVYYDLNKKYFGDGMVIDKEIGLEWSRIPHFYYNYYVYQYATGYSAAQALSSQILKEGKPAVDRYIDFLKAGSSQYPIDVLKKAGVDMTSPEPIEAACKMFEEKLDEMEELLMKVKQS, encoded by the coding sequence ATGGCTGAGGAAAAAAAAGCAAACCAACTGCCTGACAGAAGTGAGGTAAAGGCAGAAGACACATGGAGACTAGAGGATATTTTTCCTAATGATGAGGCCTGGAATAAAGAATTTCAAGCTGTAAAAGAATTAATTCCGGATTTATCTAAGTATAAAGGAAAGCTGGCAGATTCAGCCGATCATTTATACGAAGCTCTTACGTTTCAAGATAAAGTGATGGAGCGGCTGGGCAGGCTGTACACATATGCGCATATGCGTTCTGACCAAGATACCGGGAATTCCTTTTACCAGGGGCTGAACGACAAGGCCGGAAACTTGTATACACAGGCCGCAAGCGCAACCGCTTATTTGGTTCCGGAAATTTTATCCATAGAAGAAGACAAACTGCAGCAGTTTATTCTTGAAAAAGAAGAATTGAAATTGTACTCCCATGCGATTGAGGAGATTACAAAGGAACGCCCGCACGTGCTGAGCGAGAAGGAAGAAGCCCTGCTTGCTGAAGCCTCCGATGTGCTGGGGTCATCTTCCAACACGTTCAGCGTGTTAAATAATGCCGAGATTACATTCCCGTCGATTAAAGATGAAGAGGGAAATGAAAAACAGATTACTCACGGCAATTTTATTAATTTCTTAGAAAGTGAAAACCGTGAAGTCCGCAAAAATGCATTTGACGCAGTATATCAAACATATGGACAATATAAAAACACAATGGCCACGACTCTAAGCGGCACTGTGAAAAAGGACAACTTCTACGCGAGAGTGAAAAAGTACAAGTCAGCGCGTGAAGCCGCGCTTTCTAACAACAGTATTCCTGAGGAAGTATACGACAACCTCGTCAAAACGATAAATAAGCATTTGCCGCTCCTGCACCGCTATATCGCCCTGAGAAAAAAAGTGCTTGAGCTTGATGAAGTGCATATCTATGATCTGTATACACCGCTTGTGAAGGATGCGGGGATGAAGGTCACGTATGAGGAAGCCAAAGATTACATGCTGAAAGGCCTGGCGCCTTTAGGAGAAGAATACGCCTCTATTTTAAAAGAAGGGCTGGAAAACCGCTGGGTCGATGTGTATGAAAATAAAGGCAAACGCAATGGCGCTTATTCATCAGGATCTTACGGCACGAATCCGTATATTTTGATGAACTGGCATGATAACGTCAATAATCTCTTTACACTCGTGCACGAGTTTGGCCATTCCGTACACAGCTACTATACGAGAAAGCATCAGCCATATCCATACGGCAATTACAGCATCTTTGTCGCGGAAGTTGCATCTACGACAAACGAAGCGCTACTTGGCGAATACCTGCTGAACAATTTAGATGATGAAAAACAGCGCTTATATATCCTCAACCATATGCTTGAGGGCTTTAGAGGAACGGTCTTCAGACAAACGATGTTTGCTGAATTTGAACACCTGATCCATACAAAGGCGCAAGAAGGGGAGCCGCTCACACCTGAGCTTCTGACGAATGTCTATTACGACCTGAATAAAAAGTATTTCGGAGACGGCATGGTGATTGATAAGGAAATCGGCCTTGAATGGTCGCGGATTCCTCACTTCTATTATAATTACTATGTGTATCAGTATGCGACAGGGTACAGCGCTGCCCAAGCGTTAAGCAGCCAGATACTGAAGGAAGGAAAGCCGGCGGTTGACCGTTATATTGACTTCCTGAAAGCGGGAAGCTCACAATACCCGATTGATGTCCTGAAAAAAGCGGGCGTTGATATGACGTCTCCAGAGCCGATCGAAGCTGCGTGCAAAATGTTTGAAGAAAAACTTGATGAAATGGAAGAGCTGTTGATGAAAGTCAAGCAGTCTTAA
- a CDS encoding competence protein CoiA family protein, with protein sequence MFSAVTEDGQMFHLLGAQQSRKLKRGRFFCPVCGGELDVKLGLQKAPHFAHKQNKSCSIEVEPESAYHLEGKRQLYVWLKTQHASPVLEPYIKKIKQRPDIMAKIKGRMLAVEYQCATLAPDVFQKRTEGFTREEIFVQWIMGQSRLKRTAPSFYQFSAFHWQFINVSPYKSLICYCPETRSFSRLSCIIPFYANHSYSSVQTIPIHRATANDLFFSEQMPPFQYSAWIKAIHRFRHKPHRFISKETNRLRQLFYEKRQTPLSFLPTEVFVPVKKGAVFKSPVFVWQGFLYLFITRLGRKRAPIRFSAVLQQVKLHIHEKNISLRYECSEDCLSEAVKQYIDFLCKKGFLRETQKEVYVLNQPAEGVRSLQELIESDRSCFIE encoded by the coding sequence ATGTTTAGTGCTGTGACTGAAGACGGCCAAATGTTTCACCTTCTAGGCGCTCAGCAAAGCCGAAAATTAAAGCGGGGACGATTCTTCTGCCCTGTGTGCGGGGGAGAGCTTGATGTGAAGCTCGGACTTCAAAAAGCGCCTCATTTCGCCCATAAACAGAACAAGTCCTGTTCGATAGAAGTAGAACCGGAAAGCGCCTACCACTTAGAAGGAAAAAGACAGCTGTATGTATGGCTGAAAACGCAACATGCCTCTCCTGTATTAGAACCATATATCAAGAAAATCAAACAAAGACCTGACATCATGGCAAAGATTAAGGGGCGCATGCTTGCGGTTGAATATCAATGTGCCACTCTCGCTCCAGATGTCTTTCAAAAGCGGACAGAGGGCTTCACACGAGAAGAAATCTTCGTGCAATGGATTATGGGACAAAGCCGCTTAAAACGAACTGCTCCATCCTTTTATCAGTTTTCAGCTTTCCATTGGCAATTTATCAATGTCAGTCCTTATAAATCCCTGATATGTTATTGCCCGGAAACGCGTTCGTTTAGCCGGCTCAGCTGCATCATTCCGTTTTACGCGAACCATTCTTATTCCTCTGTTCAAACCATCCCTATCCATCGTGCAACTGCAAACGATCTTTTTTTCAGTGAACAGATGCCCCCATTTCAATATTCCGCCTGGATAAAAGCCATTCACCGTTTTCGCCATAAACCCCATCGCTTCATCTCCAAGGAGACCAATCGCCTCAGGCAGCTGTTTTATGAGAAGCGGCAGACACCCCTTTCTTTTCTCCCGACTGAAGTGTTTGTCCCTGTGAAAAAAGGGGCTGTTTTTAAGAGCCCTGTTTTTGTGTGGCAGGGGTTTCTTTATCTGTTTATAACACGTCTTGGGCGTAAACGCGCGCCAATTCGCTTTTCAGCCGTTTTACAGCAGGTCAAACTGCACATTCATGAAAAGAACATTTCACTCAGATACGAATGCAGCGAAGACTGTCTATCTGAAGCTGTTAAACAGTACATTGATTTCTTGTGCAAGAAGGGATTTTTAAGGGAGACTCAGAAAGAAGTATATGTGCTGAACCAGCCTGCAGAGGGTGTACGCTCATTACAGGAACTCATAGAAAGTGACCGCAGCTGTTTTATAGAATGA
- the mecA gene encoding adaptor protein MecA, protein MEIERINEHTVKFYMSYGDIEDRGFDREEIWYNRERSEELFWEVMDEVHEEEEFAVEGPLWIQVQALDKGLEIIVTKAQLSKDGQKLELPIPEDKKQEPASEDLDALLDDFQKEEQDVNQEEKEQKLQFVLRFDDFEDVISLSKLNVNGSKTTLYSFENRYYLYVDFGNMTDEEVENQLSILLEYANESSISIHRLEEYGKLIISEQALETIKKHFAS, encoded by the coding sequence ATGGAAATTGAAAGAATTAACGAGCATACAGTAAAATTTTATATGTCTTACGGAGATATTGAAGATCGCGGTTTTGACAGAGAAGAAATCTGGTATAACCGTGAGCGCAGTGAAGAACTTTTCTGGGAAGTCATGGATGAAGTTCATGAGGAAGAGGAATTCGCTGTGGAAGGCCCTCTTTGGATTCAAGTTCAGGCACTGGACAAAGGTTTGGAAATTATCGTCACAAAAGCCCAGCTTTCCAAAGACGGACAAAAGCTCGAACTGCCGATTCCTGAGGATAAAAAGCAAGAACCAGCATCTGAGGATCTTGACGCCTTGCTGGATGACTTCCAAAAAGAAGAGCAAGACGTCAATCAGGAAGAGAAGGAGCAAAAGCTTCAATTTGTCTTGCGGTTTGACGATTTTGAGGATGTTATTTCTCTATCTAAATTAAACGTTAACGGAAGCAAAACGACTTTATATTCGTTTGAGAACCGATATTATTTATATGTGGATTTTGGCAATATGACTGATGAAGAGGTTGAAAATCAGCTAAGCATCCTGTTGGAGTATGCAAATGAATCCTCAATCAGCATACACCGTCTCGAAGAATACGGCAAGCTGATTATTTCTGAGCAAGCTCTGGAAACGATAAAAAAACACTTTGCGTCATAA
- a CDS encoding TerC family protein, whose protein sequence is MEHDYLISLLMIVGIDLILGGDNAVVIAMASRNLPDKQRQQAILLGTFIAVAMRIGLTSAAVYLLNIPFLQCAGGIFLLYLGYQLLIEKKDTQHIKSSTSLWRAIRTIVLADLFMSLDNVIAVAGASHGEFSLVIIGLCVSVPVIIWGSKLIHIALEKIPLLIYAGSGLLAYTGGEMIVRDKKLSFFMAQHGAIETLLPILTVAFVILASIYYQQVEK, encoded by the coding sequence ATGGAGCATGACTATCTAATTTCTCTGCTTATGATTGTGGGGATCGACCTGATCCTCGGCGGAGATAATGCGGTCGTCATTGCCATGGCCAGCAGAAATTTGCCGGACAAGCAAAGACAGCAAGCCATTCTTCTCGGAACATTTATCGCCGTTGCCATGAGAATCGGGTTAACAAGCGCAGCGGTATATCTTTTGAACATTCCTTTCTTGCAGTGCGCCGGCGGCATTTTCCTGCTGTATTTAGGATATCAGCTGCTGATTGAAAAAAAAGACACCCAGCACATCAAAAGCAGCACCTCTCTGTGGAGAGCGATACGAACGATTGTGCTTGCAGATCTCTTTATGTCGCTGGACAACGTCATAGCAGTCGCCGGAGCGTCACACGGTGAATTTTCTCTCGTTATCATCGGTTTGTGTGTATCGGTGCCAGTTATTATTTGGGGCAGCAAACTCATCCACATTGCACTTGAGAAAATCCCGCTCCTGATTTACGCGGGAAGCGGGCTGCTTGCTTATACTGGCGGGGAAATGATTGTCAGGGACAAAAAGCTGTCTTTTTTTATGGCGCAGCACGGCGCAATTGAAACGCTCCTCCCCATTTTAACGGTCGCGTTTGTTATCCTGGCGAGTATTTATTATCAGCAGGTAGAAAAATAA
- the spx gene encoding transcriptional regulator Spx gives MVTLYTSPSCTSCRKARAWLEEHKIPFEERNIFSEPLSIDEIKQILRMTEDGTDEIISTRSKVFQKLNVNVESMPLQDLYSLINEHPGLLRRPIIIDEKRLQVGYNEDEIRRFLPRKVRSFQLREAQRLAN, from the coding sequence ATGGTTACACTATACACATCACCAAGCTGTACTTCATGCAGAAAAGCGAGAGCGTGGCTGGAGGAGCACAAGATTCCATTTGAAGAAAGAAATATCTTCTCTGAACCTTTATCAATTGATGAAATCAAACAAATTCTTCGAATGACTGAGGACGGAACAGATGAGATCATCTCAACCCGTTCAAAAGTATTCCAAAAACTGAACGTGAACGTTGAATCTATGCCGCTGCAAGATTTATACAGCTTGATCAACGAGCACCCAGGTTTGCTTCGCCGTCCGATCATTATCGACGAAAAACGTTTGCAAGTTGGATATAACGAAGACGAAATCAGACGTTTCCTGCCAAGAAAAGTCCGCTCTTTCCAATTAAGAGAAGCACAGCGTTTGGCAAACTAA
- a CDS encoding GNAT family N-acetyltransferase — MNWYEKLSEYFPIEEMKSKAHMEALLKERSDIYHKDEGEHHILMFAEFESFIFVDYLYVSKDARGQGLGGKLIAKLKKKNKPILLEVEPVDEDDVDTEKRLRFYQREHFKHAQSIGYRRRSLATNEVNKMEILYWSPKTESEEEILEAMKQTYENIHTYKDEKWYGESYEKTDEVLKFIDDEKQKNIFDQLD; from the coding sequence ATGAACTGGTATGAAAAGCTTAGCGAGTACTTTCCAATTGAAGAAATGAAATCAAAAGCGCATATGGAAGCTCTATTAAAAGAGCGGAGCGATATTTATCATAAAGATGAAGGCGAACATCATATTTTAATGTTTGCGGAATTTGAGTCTTTTATCTTCGTGGATTATCTGTATGTGTCTAAGGATGCAAGAGGGCAGGGGCTTGGCGGCAAATTGATCGCGAAGCTGAAAAAGAAAAATAAGCCGATATTGCTCGAGGTGGAGCCTGTGGATGAAGATGATGTTGATACAGAAAAGCGCCTGAGATTTTATCAAAGAGAGCATTTCAAGCATGCTCAGTCAATTGGGTACCGGCGCCGGTCATTGGCTACGAATGAAGTAAACAAGATGGAGATTCTGTACTGGTCACCGAAAACAGAATCAGAAGAAGAAATTCTTGAAGCCATGAAACAGACATATGAAAACATTCATACTTATAAAGATGAGAAATGGTATGGGGAATCATACGAAAAGACGGATGAGGTCCTGAAATTCATTGATGATGAAAAACAAAAAAATATTTTCGATCAGTTAGACTAA